One region of Lactobacillus johnsonii genomic DNA includes:
- the serS gene encoding serine--tRNA ligase encodes MLDIKVIRENLDWSKKKLATRGIKPEELDKLVAIDKERREALTKSEQLKQKRNEVSDQIAQAKRNKEDASDAIKAMREVGKEIKDLDKEVEDLTQKQNYILLRLPNFPADSDPIGPDESYNEEVRKWHEPTKLDFEPKPHWEIGTELNILDWDTAAKVSGARFVYYKGAGALLERAVSNFFLDENTKDGYTEVIPPYLVNDASMQGTGQFPKFTEDVYTIVDNDDPDKPRDLTLIPTAEVPLVNYFRGKILDGEQLPINVTAFSPAFRSEAGSAGRDTRGLIRMHEFRKVEMVKIVDEESSWDELEKLTHNAEHLLQKLGLPYHVVALSTGDASFTSAKTYDLEVWMPAQDKYREISSCSNCTDFQARRSLIRYRDENGKLHLAHTLNGSGLAVGRTVAAILENYQNEDGTVNVPEALQPYMHGMKVITKEPKFGE; translated from the coding sequence ATGTTAGACATTAAAGTAATTCGAGAGAATTTAGACTGGTCAAAGAAAAAATTAGCTACACGAGGAATTAAACCAGAGGAATTAGATAAATTAGTAGCTATTGATAAAGAAAGACGTGAAGCTTTAACTAAGAGTGAACAATTAAAACAAAAGCGTAATGAAGTATCTGATCAAATTGCTCAAGCTAAACGCAATAAAGAAGATGCAAGTGATGCTATTAAAGCAATGCGTGAAGTAGGTAAAGAAATTAAGGATTTAGATAAAGAAGTAGAAGATTTAACTCAAAAACAAAACTATATCTTACTTCGTTTACCTAACTTCCCAGCAGACTCAGATCCTATTGGACCTGATGAAAGTTACAATGAAGAAGTTCGTAAGTGGCATGAGCCTACTAAACTTGATTTTGAACCAAAACCTCACTGGGAAATTGGAACAGAATTGAATATTTTAGACTGGGATACTGCCGCTAAAGTTTCAGGTGCTCGCTTTGTTTATTACAAAGGCGCAGGAGCATTGCTTGAACGTGCAGTTTCAAACTTCTTCTTAGATGAAAATACTAAAGATGGATATACTGAAGTAATTCCACCATACTTAGTTAACGATGCTTCTATGCAAGGAACTGGTCAATTCCCTAAGTTTACTGAAGATGTTTATACAATTGTAGATAATGATGATCCTGATAAGCCACGTGATTTAACTTTAATTCCAACTGCTGAAGTACCATTAGTTAATTACTTCCGTGGCAAGATTTTAGATGGAGAGCAATTACCAATTAATGTAACTGCATTCTCTCCAGCATTTAGAAGTGAAGCAGGATCAGCTGGACGTGATACTCGTGGATTAATTAGAATGCACGAATTTAGAAAAGTTGAAATGGTAAAAATTGTTGACGAAGAAAGTTCATGGGATGAATTGGAAAAATTAACCCATAATGCTGAACACTTACTTCAAAAACTCGGTTTACCATATCATGTAGTTGCTCTTTCAACTGGGGATGCAAGTTTTACTAGTGCAAAAACTTATGATCTAGAAGTTTGGATGCCAGCACAAGATAAGTATCGTGAAATTTCAAGTTGTTCAAACTGTACTGACTTCCAAGCACGTCGTAGTTTAATTCGTTACCGAGACGAAAACGGTAAACTTCATTTAGCACATACTTTAAATGGTTCTGGTCTAGCTGTAGGTAGAACAGTAGCTGCTATTTTGGAAAATTACCAAAATGAAGATGGAACTGTAAATGTTCCAGAAGCTTTACAACCATATATGCATGGGATGAAAGTCATCACTAAAGAACCAAAATTTGGTGAATAA